In Sphingobacteriaceae bacterium, the following are encoded in one genomic region:
- the lpxB gene encoding lipid-A-disaccharide synthase — MKYYFIAGESSGDMHAANCMRELKKLDSGAEFAFTGGDYMIEVSNCKPAIHIREMNFMGFIDVLKNIATIKKNFKKVKKDILAFKPDLLVLVDYPGFNLRMAKWAHQHQIKTDYYISPTVWAWKENRVNIIKQYIHKLFVILPFEEAFYAKHNLKVHFIGHPLVDAIEFKKPQLKSKELFVTENKLSDKPIIAILPGSRKQEIERMLNVMLDVTSHFPNYQFVVAGSNSLDQSNYQILSSYKIPVVYNQTYELLSYATAGIIKSGTSTLESALLNLPQVICYKGGNLSFKIAKKLVDVKYIGLPNLIMDAPLVKELVQDDFTISNIIDELKKLLFDKEYIETMLINYQKLRAHLGGTGASARLAQALYHDVNIKN; from the coding sequence TTGAAATATTATTTCATAGCCGGAGAATCAAGTGGCGATATGCACGCCGCGAATTGTATGAGAGAGTTGAAAAAACTAGACTCCGGTGCTGAATTTGCATTTACCGGAGGAGATTACATGATAGAAGTTAGTAATTGTAAACCTGCCATTCACATCCGCGAAATGAATTTCATGGGATTTATTGATGTGTTAAAAAATATTGCCACCATCAAAAAAAATTTTAAAAAAGTAAAAAAAGATATTTTAGCCTTTAAACCTGATTTATTGGTATTGGTAGATTATCCGGGCTTTAATTTGCGAATGGCCAAATGGGCGCATCAACATCAAATAAAAACCGATTACTACATTTCTCCTACCGTTTGGGCCTGGAAAGAAAACAGAGTCAATATTATCAAGCAGTATATACACAAACTTTTTGTGATACTTCCTTTTGAAGAAGCATTTTACGCAAAACATAATCTTAAAGTTCATTTTATTGGACATCCTTTAGTGGATGCTATTGAATTTAAAAAACCTCAATTAAAATCAAAGGAATTATTTGTTACAGAAAATAAATTATCCGATAAACCTATTATTGCCATTTTACCGGGAAGCAGAAAACAAGAAATAGAACGAATGCTTAATGTAATGTTAGATGTTACTTCTCATTTTCCGAATTATCAATTTGTTGTTGCCGGATCCAATTCCTTAGATCAATCTAATTATCAAATTTTAAGTTCTTATAAAATACCAGTGGTTTATAATCAAACTTACGAGTTGCTTTCTTATGCAACAGCAGGTATAATTAAAAGTGGAACTTCTACACTGGAAAGCGCTTTATTGAATTTGCCACAGGTAATTTGTTATAAAGGAGGAAATCTTTCATTTAAAATCGCTAAAAAATTAGTTGATGTTAAATATATTGGCTTACCGAATTTGATTATGGATGCTCCATTGGTGAAAGAATTAGTACAGGATGATTTTACCATCAGCAATATTATCGATGAATTAAAAAAATTATTATTTGATAAAGAATATATAGAAACCATGCTAATCAATTATCAAAAACTCAGAGCACATTTGGGAGGAACAGGAGCTTCAGCTCGTTTAGCGCAAGCTTTGTATCATGACGTTAATATCAAAAACTAA
- a CDS encoding SpoIID/LytB domain-containing protein: MKILKKITILLFICFLFIHAATFVPTERLNIRIFSHLKVNALQLNVNAGTYKITVDGKLLEESKGESIYKLVLSQDSIAIYKSAEYIGKYHYVKFSGDELAEVKIKLINPERKIRTYQNDVSFSVTDGYIKVLNDVILDNYIAGVTEAEAGRRSSLEFYKVQALLARTFALSSINKHVLEGFSLCDQVHCQAYFGKPRDVNIFNAIAETKGKVVVDENLDLIVAAFHSNSGGQTANSEDVWGSYRHYLRSQVDSFSHKMPNAKWERKMLTEDWLTYLKLKHNYAIDEPNAVKVALNFKQETRKVYLECNNTRVPLKNVRQDLQLKSTFFSIYELNNDSIVFRGRGYGHGLGMCQEGAMNMCKKGYSYIDVLHYYYRNIRIIDMRKLNFFKDE; encoded by the coding sequence ATGAAAATATTAAAGAAAATAACTATTCTGTTATTTATTTGTTTCCTGTTTATACATGCAGCTACTTTTGTACCTACAGAACGATTAAATATTAGAATTTTCAGTCACTTAAAAGTGAATGCTTTACAATTAAATGTAAATGCCGGTACTTATAAGATTACAGTTGACGGAAAATTATTAGAAGAAAGTAAAGGAGAAAGTATTTATAAATTAGTGTTAAGTCAAGATAGCATTGCCATTTATAAAAGTGCGGAATATATTGGTAAATATCATTACGTTAAATTTTCAGGTGATGAATTAGCTGAAGTAAAAATAAAACTCATTAATCCCGAAAGAAAAATTCGCACTTACCAAAATGATGTTAGCTTTAGTGTAACCGACGGTTATATAAAAGTTTTAAATGATGTTATTTTGGATAATTATATTGCCGGAGTTACAGAGGCTGAGGCCGGACGAAGATCGAGCCTGGAATTTTACAAAGTACAAGCCCTTTTAGCAAGAACCTTTGCTTTATCCTCTATCAACAAACATGTTTTAGAGGGTTTTAGTTTGTGTGATCAGGTGCACTGTCAGGCTTATTTCGGTAAACCTCGTGACGTTAATATTTTTAATGCCATTGCCGAAACCAAAGGTAAAGTTGTTGTGGATGAAAATTTGGATTTAATTGTTGCTGCTTTCCATAGCAATAGCGGCGGGCAAACAGCCAATAGTGAAGATGTATGGGGATCGTACAGACATTATCTTCGAAGTCAGGTGGATAGTTTTAGTCATAAAATGCCAAACGCAAAATGGGAACGAAAAATGCTAACCGAAGACTGGTTGACTTATTTAAAACTGAAACACAATTACGCCATTGATGAACCTAACGCAGTTAAAGTAGCACTCAACTTTAAACAAGAAACCCGAAAGGTTTATTTAGAGTGTAATAATACAAGAGTACCTTTAAAAAATGTGAGACAAGACCTTCAATTGAAATCAACTTTTTTTTCTATTTACGAGCTGAATAATGATAGCATAGTGTTTAGGGGCAGAGGCTATGGTCATGGATTAGGTATGTGTCAGGAAGGCGCAATGAATATGTGTAAAAAAGGTTATTCCTATATCGATGTTTTACACTATTATTACCGAAATATCAGAATTATAGATATGCGGAAATTAAATTTTTTTAAAGACGAATAG
- a CDS encoding DNA-3-methyladenine glycosylase 2 family protein translates to MHHLRKDPKLKPVIAKHGPVKLKKNKDIYFMLLRAIAGQQLSVKAAATIWQKFLNLFPDQYPHAHSILHLKSSQMRTCGLSFQKISYMVNIAQFSLQETLDYEILKSKKNDELIEYLIQIKGVGKWTIEMILMFGLGRTDVFPLNDLGIQNGMRKLYRIKSTDKKVLLNKMEKIASSWKPYRTIACMYIWKYKDS, encoded by the coding sequence ATACATCATTTAAGAAAAGATCCAAAACTTAAGCCCGTGATAGCCAAACACGGGCCGGTTAAACTCAAAAAAAATAAAGATATTTATTTTATGCTGTTAAGGGCCATTGCCGGTCAGCAATTGTCAGTTAAAGCAGCGGCAACCATTTGGCAAAAATTTCTGAATTTATTCCCCGATCAATACCCTCATGCCCATTCCATACTTCATTTGAAGAGTAGCCAAATGCGAACCTGCGGACTTTCTTTTCAGAAAATAAGTTATATGGTGAATATTGCTCAATTTTCATTACAAGAAACTTTGGATTATGAAATTTTAAAATCCAAAAAAAATGACGAATTAATTGAATACCTGATCCAAATAAAAGGTGTGGGTAAATGGACTATAGAAATGATATTGATGTTTGGTTTGGGCAGAACAGATGTGTTCCCCTTAAATGATTTAGGAATACAAAATGGGATGAGAAAATTATATCGCATAAAATCAACCGATAAAAAAGTTTTATTGAATAAAATGGAAAAAATAGCCTCCTCCTGGAAACCCTATAGAACCATTGCCTGCATGTATATTTGGAAATACAAAGACAGTTAA
- the lepB gene encoding signal peptidase I, with product MIFLITKFYVFDVIKINSEDMKATLGKNELVLIKRIFNTYQINDLIYFKYPTSDSIIRNTYTIQRLIGLPNDTVEIREKSVYINNKLTADPASTKHNYFVKANVKLDSAFMYTSNLLEGGEISNDLDYSFSLTKEETKKLKKEYTKIKSVVYKIEQKGAMDETVFPNNSKYAWNRDYFGKIWIPKKESNIKLDTTNISLYLKIIQEYEGNSVHIIKDSIFINNEYTTNYLFKYNYYFALGDNRDNANDSRIFGFLPESFIKGVVIKHFKP from the coding sequence ATGATTTTTTTGATTACTAAATTCTATGTTTTTGATGTAATAAAAATTAATTCGGAAGACATGAAAGCAACACTAGGTAAAAACGAACTAGTGCTTATCAAAAGAATTTTTAATACCTATCAGATTAACGATTTAATTTACTTTAAATACCCAACTTCAGATTCAATTATCCGAAATACATATACTATTCAGCGTTTAATTGGTTTACCGAACGATACAGTAGAAATAAGAGAAAAAAGCGTGTATATTAATAATAAGTTAACAGCTGACCCTGCCTCCACTAAACATAATTATTTTGTAAAGGCGAATGTAAAATTAGATAGTGCTTTTATGTATACAAGTAATCTTTTGGAAGGAGGAGAAATTTCAAACGATTTGGATTATAGTTTTTCATTAACTAAAGAAGAAACGAAAAAATTAAAAAAGGAATACACAAAAATTAAATCCGTTGTTTATAAGATTGAACAAAAGGGAGCGATGGATGAAACCGTATTCCCCAACAATTCGAAGTATGCTTGGAACCGAGATTATTTTGGCAAGATTTGGATTCCAAAAAAAGAATCTAATATAAAATTGGATACAACTAATATAAGTTTGTATTTGAAAATCATTCAGGAATACGAAGGTAATTCAGTACATATAATAAAGGATAGTATTTTTATTAATAATGAGTATACTACCAATTATCTTTTTAAATACAATTATTATTTTGCTCTTGGCGATAATAGGGATAATGCAAACGATTCCAGAATATTTGGTTTTCTGCCGGAATCTTTTATCAAAGGAGTTGTGATCAAACATTTCAAGCCATAA
- a CDS encoding WbqC family protein — protein MSSKSVQKVILSTAYLPNISYFKQIIKAEGLILESHEHYIKQSYRNRCCILSANGPLNLIIPVKHYKGIITEVKISYQENWQRNHWRAICSAYKNSPYFEFFEDEFSNIYTDRWENLFDYNLYQLKMILKILRLEKKISFTDSFQPNIDNLTDCRNSFSPKIPPTKDDLFLNKAYPQVFDNKLSFKNNLSIIDLLFNQGIKSVDYFK, from the coding sequence ATGAGCTCTAAATCCGTTCAAAAAGTAATATTAAGCACTGCTTACCTTCCTAATATTTCCTATTTTAAACAGATTATAAAAGCTGAAGGATTAATACTTGAATCGCATGAACATTATATTAAACAGAGTTATAGAAACAGGTGTTGTATACTTAGTGCCAACGGCCCACTTAACTTAATTATTCCGGTTAAGCATTATAAAGGGATTATTACGGAAGTAAAAATATCCTATCAGGAAAATTGGCAGCGAAATCATTGGCGTGCCATTTGCAGCGCTTATAAAAACAGTCCTTACTTTGAGTTTTTTGAAGATGAGTTCAGTAATATCTATACTGATCGGTGGGAAAATTTGTTCGATTATAATTTATATCAATTGAAAATGATTTTAAAAATACTGCGGTTAGAAAAAAAAATATCCTTTACAGATTCCTTTCAACCTAATATTGATAACTTAACAGATTGCAGGAATTCTTTCAGTCCTAAAATTCCTCCTACTAAAGACGATTTGTTTTTAAATAAAGCTTACCCACAGGTTTTCGACAACAAATTATCCTTTAAAAACAACTTGAGTATAATTGATTTATTATTTAATCAAGGAATTAAAAGTGTTGATTATTTCAAATAA
- a CDS encoding universal stress protein, with amino-acid sequence MIQFSSKKILIPVDFSETSLLAITHGAFTAQLTKGDVYLLHVINSYYVAQNLFLPTIDMSSTKELEDKVASKLNDLAKDVSKKYGIKVDCIIKTGSPSTEIVDVAKEINASLIIMGTHGYSPMEELLIGSVAMKVLTKSHCPTMAMSSVADHKGYNKIVMPIDTSSHTRQKVNYTIQMAKEFSAAVHVVGLLGKDEQDEKAATEVILKQINDIAIKSGVQVHIELQTNVKNRATATVEFANAVNADLIVIMTDQDNEVSGIFLGPYAQQVIHKSKCPIVAITPVDYSGASSAGILGGTSGG; translated from the coding sequence ATGATACAATTCAGTTCTAAAAAAATCCTTATTCCTGTCGATTTTAGTGAAACCTCTCTCTTAGCAATTACACACGGTGCTTTTACGGCCCAGTTAACTAAAGGTGATGTTTACCTATTACATGTAATAAACTCATATTATGTGGCACAAAACCTGTTTTTGCCAACGATAGATATGAGTAGTACCAAAGAATTGGAAGATAAAGTCGCCTCAAAATTAAATGATTTGGCTAAAGATGTATCAAAAAAATATGGAATTAAGGTGGATTGTATTATTAAAACCGGAAGTCCAAGTACTGAAATTGTGGATGTAGCCAAAGAAATTAACGCATCCTTAATTATTATGGGTACGCATGGTTATTCGCCTATGGAAGAGCTTTTGATTGGCAGTGTTGCTATGAAGGTATTAACCAAATCACACTGTCCTACTATGGCTATGAGTAGTGTGGCGGATCATAAAGGCTATAATAAAATTGTAATGCCTATTGATACTAGTTCACATACTCGCCAAAAAGTAAATTATACTATACAAATGGCCAAAGAATTCAGTGCAGCGGTTCATGTTGTTGGATTGTTGGGTAAAGATGAGCAGGACGAAAAAGCAGCCACTGAAGTAATTTTAAAACAAATAAATGATATTGCTATAAAAAGCGGTGTGCAAGTACATATTGAATTACAAACCAATGTGAAAAACAGAGCTACGGCAACTGTTGAATTTGCCAATGCCGTTAACGCCGACCTTATTGTTATAATGACCGATCAGGATAATGAAGTGAGCGGTATATTTTTAGGACCATACGCACAACAAGTTATTCATAAGAGTAAATGTCCGATTGTAGCCATTACTCCGGTTGATTATTCGGGTGCTTCCAGCGCGGGTATTTTAGGTGGAACAAGTGGAGGTTAA
- the secG gene encoding preprotein translocase subunit SecG encodes MILSVLVIIVSVLLILVVLVQNSKGGGIQSQYGAATQIMGVKRGTEFIEKATWGLAIVLIALSILMAPKSSMTTDTTEDNGSIAKRKAASAVTMPSAPANVPSAPPAQPTGTQ; translated from the coding sequence ATGATTTTATCAGTTTTAGTAATAATAGTTAGTGTCCTTTTAATTCTGGTTGTATTAGTACAGAATTCAAAAGGCGGTGGAATTCAAAGTCAATACGGTGCTGCAACTCAAATTATGGGTGTTAAAAGAGGCACTGAATTTATTGAAAAAGCAACTTGGGGTTTAGCCATTGTTTTGATTGCTTTAAGCATTTTAATGGCTCCAAAAAGTTCGATGACAACCGATACTACAGAAGATAACGGCTCCATAGCTAAGCGTAAAGCGGCTTCAGCGGTTACCATGCCTTCGGCACCGGCTAATGTTCCATCTGCTCCGCCGGCTCAACCAACAGGTACGCAATAA
- a CDS encoding LptE family protein, whose amino-acid sequence MIQRILTYTLVFFAMLACKPRVSLSGATIPAEAKTVSVGFFTNNTSLGAPSLSQRFTEKLRDLVSQQTNLGLIKSNADLQFEGYISDYNVGPVAVQNTEQASTNRLTISVQVTYKNKFDQTKDFDQAFTRYADFATTENISDKEATLVTEIYRQLTEDIFNRAFNNW is encoded by the coding sequence ATGATACAACGAATCCTAACATATACGCTTGTTTTTTTTGCCATGTTAGCATGCAAACCAAGAGTATCTCTATCCGGTGCTACTATTCCGGCCGAAGCAAAAACAGTAAGTGTAGGATTTTTCACCAATAACACAAGTTTAGGCGCACCCAGTTTATCACAACGTTTCACCGAGAAACTGCGTGACTTAGTTTCACAACAAACTAATTTGGGATTAATTAAATCCAATGCCGATTTACAGTTTGAAGGGTATATATCAGATTATAATGTTGGACCGGTTGCCGTGCAAAATACCGAGCAAGCGAGCACAAACAGACTTACTATAAGCGTGCAGGTAACCTATAAAAATAAATTCGATCAAACGAAAGATTTTGATCAGGCCTTTACACGCTATGCAGATTTTGCAACAACAGAAAATATTAGTGACAAAGAAGCTACATTGGTAACCGAAATATACCGACAGTTAACAGAAGATATATTTAACAGAGCTTTTAATAATTGGTAA
- a CDS encoding tetratricopeptide repeat protein: MSKLYENENPKKALQFINQSLIFWQKQGYINYPFDIMHLKAQIFRGIGQIDSSIHYCNLVLNRAIQEKNYQIEYNIYSELGLIANSQDNFNKAIHFHTKQLELIKQNKVNDNSASVYNNLGIAYAGKGDKEIAFEYFIRALRFDLEKNNIINVGNDYNNLGVIYIMNKHQDSALVNFERGLKYRIKANDLLGIGGSLNNLAFFYAEKGNYNKAINLADSAMKIATSRGFKKLEIEILQTYNEIYLKKQDYKMAYEWLQKFNKERQKLNSEELSNKVSQLESDITLGEKQAELLKKDLELEKSEKQKQKQLGGLVLSMLFLFTALFFVFNFKKNNRLLKSRNELISQQKNIIEEKHRDITDSINYAQKIQNALLINENILRKSLPNSFILYKPRDIVSGDFYWYTFKNNRHILALADCTGHGVPGAFMSMIGMTLLDKIVNEKNILSPALILNELRNDVIQALNLHNDGDGQRDGMDMSVISIQENELTYAGANAKAFIFTNNNVTELIPNKQPIGLFEKNEKYSEQIIAIQKGMKLYLFSDGIIDQFGNLEDKPAQDLQAGKKVKSKLFKQWITETVNLSMPEQKTEIEQKLILWKKGFEQTDDISLIGIQLS, encoded by the coding sequence TTGTCAAAATTGTATGAAAATGAAAACCCTAAAAAAGCATTGCAGTTTATTAATCAGTCTTTGATTTTTTGGCAAAAGCAAGGATATATAAATTATCCATTTGATATTATGCATTTAAAAGCACAAATTTTTAGAGGCATAGGGCAAATTGACTCTTCCATACATTATTGCAATCTGGTTTTGAATCGGGCCATTCAGGAAAAAAATTATCAGATAGAATACAATATTTACAGTGAGTTAGGTTTAATTGCTAATTCGCAAGATAATTTTAATAAAGCCATTCATTTTCACACGAAACAATTGGAACTTATTAAGCAAAATAAAGTGAATGATAATTCTGCCAGCGTGTATAATAATTTGGGCATTGCCTATGCAGGGAAAGGTGACAAGGAAATAGCTTTTGAATATTTTATCAGGGCATTACGATTCGACCTGGAAAAAAACAATATCATTAATGTTGGTAACGATTATAATAATTTAGGTGTAATTTATATCATGAATAAACACCAAGATTCTGCTTTAGTGAACTTTGAACGGGGCTTAAAATATCGCATCAAGGCCAACGACTTATTGGGAATAGGCGGCTCTTTGAATAATCTGGCTTTTTTTTATGCAGAAAAAGGAAATTATAACAAGGCTATAAACTTAGCCGATTCTGCCATGAAAATTGCAACAAGCCGTGGTTTTAAAAAATTAGAAATCGAAATTCTACAGACGTACAATGAAATTTATTTAAAAAAGCAAGATTATAAAATGGCTTATGAGTGGCTTCAAAAGTTTAATAAGGAACGTCAAAAATTAAATAGTGAGGAGTTGTCAAATAAAGTTTCCCAATTGGAATCTGATATCACTTTGGGAGAAAAACAAGCAGAGTTGTTAAAGAAAGATTTAGAATTAGAAAAATCCGAAAAACAAAAACAAAAACAATTGGGTGGTTTAGTATTAAGTATGCTGTTTTTATTTACCGCCCTGTTTTTTGTATTTAATTTCAAAAAAAATAACCGATTGCTGAAAAGCAGAAACGAATTAATATCACAGCAAAAAAATATTATTGAAGAAAAACATCGTGATATTACAGATAGTATTAATTATGCTCAAAAAATTCAGAATGCTTTGTTAATTAATGAAAATATTTTGCGTAAAAGTTTACCCAATTCCTTTATACTATATAAACCACGTGATATAGTAAGTGGTGATTTTTATTGGTACACATTTAAAAACAACAGGCACATTCTGGCTTTAGCGGATTGTACAGGTCACGGGGTTCCCGGTGCATTTATGAGTATGATTGGAATGACCTTGTTGGATAAAATTGTAAATGAGAAAAACATACTTTCACCCGCTTTAATTTTAAATGAATTAAGAAATGATGTTATACAAGCATTAAATCTTCATAATGATGGAGATGGCCAGCGGGATGGAATGGATATGTCAGTTATTTCAATTCAAGAAAATGAATTGACTTATGCCGGAGCAAATGCTAAGGCATTTATTTTTACAAATAATAACGTAACAGAGTTAATACCCAATAAACAACCTATTGGTTTATTTGAAAAAAACGAAAAATACAGTGAACAAATCATCGCTATTCAAAAGGGCATGAAATTGTATCTGTTTTCTGATGGAATTATTGATCAGTTTGGTAATTTAGAAGATAAACCTGCGCAAGATTTGCAAGCAGGTAAAAAAGTAAAATCAAAGTTGTTTAAGCAATGGATAACGGAAACCGTGAACCTGAGCATGCCCGAGCAAAAAACGGAAATTGAACAAAAGCTAATCTTGTGGAAAAAAGGATTTGAACAAACTGATGATATTTCGTTAATTGGTATACAATTGTCATGA